A stretch of Cytophagales bacterium DNA encodes these proteins:
- a CDS encoding FtsX-like permease family protein has product MEPTPPKMADWFLDRICKDHLLEEIMGDLLQQYYMEIEARGKFRATLNYWFQAFHFIRPFALKKSQNSNHIIMLRYNLLLALRNLSKQKFYSIINISGLALAAVACLLISIFIVDELNYDKHFPNHENIYRVNSHIFFNDMDMKFATSPAPMKDMLKKDFPEVAVSGRLRDAGPILLEKGDQFLEQEDVAWADPEILDIFQLEFIYGGDKNTLVEAESMILSESAARKFFGEENPVGQTIRSTSDQLFRIDGVYKDIPYNSHFHFHVFKSMEGLEHSKNQIWLSNNYKNYVLLEDQTNVSEFNQKLPEALKVYIGPRLQQMAGISYDDFTAGGGFMRYEMVPMTSIHLHSHRQFEIEPNSSIDNIYIFIAVGVMILLLAAFNFMNLSTARSANRAKEVGIRKVMGSLKRSLMGQFLTESIVISLFGFAIAVGVVYLSLPFLNDFTDKEIINPFFGDMILWPYVLLASLLIGLAAGIYPAFILSSFSPNKVLKGRLALGAKSSIFRNVLVVFQFSISIIMILGTSIVYKQLLYNQNKNLGYDRNKVMILENTYTMGTGIEAFINSLKADPDISNVTTSYFLPTRDTRSDHTFNREEDNTAENAVNMQTWRIDDQYIPTLGMKVIDGRNFDRNFAGDSAAVILNQTAVEIFGMGDDPVGKKIKYVGDQNKLQVVGVVEDFYFDTFKQKVRPLIFFMNGETTSIALKYISDNPIALVDRIEQVWNEHNAGQPFEFTFMDQEFNANFNEDRKLGTILGFFAVLAIVIACLGLFALAAYTAQQRRKEISIRKVLGASISGIMGLLFSSFSKLLGISALISLPVGYYLIDQWLSNFAYRTNIGAVVFIAAGLIVFVIAWVTVGTQTLRAAKSNPAEILHNE; this is encoded by the coding sequence ATGGAACCGACTCCTCCAAAAATGGCTGACTGGTTCCTGGACCGGATCTGCAAAGACCATTTACTCGAAGAGATCATGGGCGATCTCCTGCAACAATATTATATGGAAATAGAAGCTCGCGGCAAGTTCCGGGCCACCCTGAACTATTGGTTTCAGGCCTTCCATTTCATCCGCCCATTTGCATTAAAGAAAAGTCAAAACTCAAATCATATCATCATGCTCAGGTACAACCTTCTGCTCGCGCTGAGAAATCTCAGCAAGCAGAAATTCTACTCTATCATCAACATTTCAGGCCTTGCTCTGGCGGCCGTGGCTTGCTTACTCATCAGTATTTTCATCGTGGATGAGCTGAACTACGACAAGCACTTCCCTAATCACGAAAATATCTACCGTGTCAATAGCCATATTTTCTTCAATGACATGGACATGAAGTTTGCCACCTCACCAGCACCCATGAAAGACATGCTCAAAAAGGATTTCCCTGAAGTGGCCGTGAGTGGGCGATTACGAGATGCAGGGCCAATCTTACTGGAGAAAGGCGATCAATTCCTGGAGCAGGAAGACGTAGCCTGGGCCGACCCGGAGATATTGGATATTTTCCAACTGGAATTCATCTATGGTGGCGATAAAAACACCCTGGTTGAAGCGGAATCCATGATTCTTTCCGAAAGTGCTGCCAGGAAATTTTTTGGGGAGGAAAACCCGGTAGGTCAAACCATAAGATCTACAAGCGATCAGCTCTTCCGAATTGACGGAGTATACAAGGACATTCCCTACAATTCGCATTTTCACTTCCATGTATTCAAGTCCATGGAAGGGCTGGAGCACAGCAAGAACCAGATTTGGTTGTCTAACAATTACAAGAATTATGTGCTGCTGGAAGACCAGACCAATGTCAGTGAATTCAATCAGAAACTACCAGAAGCGCTAAAGGTTTATATCGGTCCGAGGCTGCAACAAATGGCTGGTATTTCTTACGACGATTTTACTGCGGGCGGAGGTTTCATGCGTTACGAAATGGTCCCCATGACCAGTATCCATCTACATTCTCATCGACAGTTTGAGATTGAGCCCAACAGCAGTATCGATAACATCTACATCTTCATCGCTGTAGGTGTCATGATCCTATTGCTGGCAGCGTTCAACTTCATGAACCTCTCCACCGCCCGATCTGCCAACAGAGCCAAAGAAGTAGGGATCCGAAAGGTCATGGGGTCATTGAAAAGAAGCCTGATGGGTCAGTTCCTGACGGAATCAATCGTGATCAGCTTGTTCGGATTCGCCATTGCTGTAGGTGTGGTTTACCTAAGCCTACCCTTTCTCAATGATTTTACTGACAAGGAAATCATCAATCCATTTTTTGGGGACATGATACTCTGGCCTTATGTACTGTTGGCAAGCTTGCTCATCGGATTGGCCGCTGGTATCTATCCTGCCTTTATCCTCTCCTCTTTTAGCCCCAATAAAGTACTCAAGGGCAGATTGGCTTTAGGAGCCAAAAGCAGCATTTTCAGAAATGTACTGGTGGTATTCCAGTTTTCGATCTCGATCATCATGATCCTGGGCACCAGCATTGTCTACAAGCAATTGCTCTACAACCAGAACAAGAATCTGGGTTATGACCGTAACAAGGTGATGATCCTGGAAAATACCTACACCATGGGTACAGGTATCGAAGCGTTCATTAACTCCCTGAAAGCAGATCCGGACATTTCGAATGTGACAACCTCGTATTTTCTTCCTACAAGAGATACGCGATCAGACCACACGTTCAATCGAGAAGAAGATAATACGGCAGAAAATGCAGTGAACATGCAGACCTGGCGAATCGATGATCAGTATATCCCCACGCTTGGCATGAAGGTGATTGACGGGCGGAATTTCGACCGGAATTTTGCCGGTGACAGTGCTGCAGTGATCCTGAACCAGACGGCTGTAGAAATATTTGGAATGGGTGATGATCCGGTCGGGAAAAAGATCAAATATGTAGGAGACCAAAACAAACTGCAGGTCGTTGGTGTGGTGGAAGATTTCTACTTTGACACCTTCAAGCAAAAGGTACGACCACTGATTTTTTTCATGAATGGGGAAACCACTTCCATCGCCCTAAAATACATTTCAGACAATCCTATCGCCTTGGTTGATCGGATCGAGCAAGTGTGGAACGAACACAATGCAGGTCAGCCATTTGAATTCACGTTCATGGATCAGGAGTTCAATGCCAACTTCAATGAAGACCGCAAGCTGGGCACCATTCTAGGCTTCTTTGCCGTACTGGCCATTGTCATTGCATGTTTAGGACTGTTCGCACTAGCTGCCTACACGGCACAGCAGCGCCGCAAGGAAATCAGCATCCGAAAGGTCCTGGGTGCGAGTATCTCCGGGATCATGGGCTTGTTGTTTTCCAGCTTCTCCAAGCTGCTGGGCATATCCGCTTTGATCTCACTTCCGGTAGGGTATTATCTGATCGATCAGTGGCTTTCCAATTTTGCGTACCGCACTAACATCGGCGCAGTGGTCTTCATTGCCGCGGGCTTGATTGTTTTTGTGATCGCGTGGGTCACCGTTGGCACCCAAACCCTGAGAGCCGCCAAATCCAACCCTGCTGAGATTTTGCACAACGAGTAA
- a CDS encoding ankyrin repeat domain-containing protein: MSGGDWKEMLVAVQNGDFDLVKYHIEAGVDPNYEHPELMTTALIESIEYDRLEIARYLLDHGADPKQNAWLSSDNPLKVAKSQGKKEFVKLMKGYLPKKKFFWIK, translated from the coding sequence ATGTCAGGAGGAGATTGGAAAGAAATGCTGGTTGCTGTCCAGAACGGCGATTTTGATTTGGTCAAATACCACATCGAAGCGGGTGTCGATCCCAACTACGAACATCCCGAACTAATGACCACTGCCCTGATCGAAAGCATCGAATACGATCGCCTGGAGATCGCCAGGTACTTACTCGACCATGGAGCAGACCCAAAACAAAACGCCTGGCTCAGCTCCGATAATCCACTCAAAGTAGCCAAAAGCCAGGGTAAAAAGGAGTTCGTAAAGTTGATGAAAGGCTATCTACCGAAGAAGAAGTTTTTCTGGATTAAGTAA
- a CDS encoding DinB family protein, whose product MNRTLQTKLTQLESETKALFDSIEGLSEEQLHDQSYGWSVIQVLSHLHVAEAGTVIYMTKKMQAGDKMPNFKMGGKLRMALTRTMLRSSLRWKAPKPVSNPKSDYSLDEMKKQWEKSRQKTVAFVETYPEKYLSKAVFKHPMAGRIDLASALDSISYHQRHHLHQITRIKKAIGSN is encoded by the coding sequence ATGAACCGAACCTTGCAAACCAAACTGACCCAACTCGAAAGTGAAACCAAAGCTCTTTTTGATAGCATCGAAGGATTGTCGGAAGAACAGTTGCACGATCAATCGTATGGTTGGTCGGTCATTCAGGTGCTTTCACATCTCCACGTAGCAGAGGCAGGAACGGTGATTTACATGACCAAAAAAATGCAGGCTGGAGACAAAATGCCGAACTTTAAAATGGGAGGCAAACTGCGTATGGCACTCACAAGAACGATGCTCAGAAGCTCGCTTCGCTGGAAGGCTCCCAAGCCCGTCTCAAACCCGAAAAGTGATTACTCATTAGATGAGATGAAAAAACAATGGGAAAAGAGCCGGCAAAAGACCGTTGCTTTTGTGGAGACTTATCCTGAAAAGTATTTAAGCAAAGCGGTCTTCAAACACCCTATGGCTGGCAGGATCGATCTGGCTAGCGCCCTGGATTCTATCTCCTATCACCAACGACATCACCTGCATCAGATTACGAGGATCAAGAAAGCGATTGGAAGTAACTAA
- a CDS encoding VOC family protein, with amino-acid sequence MKIERLHHIAIICSDYEQSKWFYTEILGFQTDREVYRKERDSYKLDLSLNGQYLIELFSFPNPPQRPTRPEATGLRHICFGVANIEAAVDYLYSKSIEPEPIRVDEYTGKKFIFFFDPDDLPIEMYEV; translated from the coding sequence ATGAAAATTGAGCGTTTGCATCATATTGCTATCATTTGTTCAGATTATGAACAATCGAAGTGGTTTTATACGGAAATACTTGGTTTCCAGACTGATCGGGAAGTGTATCGAAAAGAAAGGGACTCCTATAAATTGGACCTGTCTCTCAATGGGCAATACCTAATAGAACTCTTTTCATTCCCCAATCCACCCCAAAGACCGACCAGACCTGAAGCAACCGGACTAAGACACATTTGTTTTGGAGTAGCCAATATTGAAGCAGCCGTTGATTATTTGTATTCAAAAAGTATCGAGCCCGAGCCCATTCGTGTGGATGAATATACGGGTAAGAAGTTCATCTTTTTCTTCGACCCAGATGACTTGCCCATTGAGATGTATGAGGTTTGA
- a CDS encoding AraC family transcriptional regulator yields the protein MILESKVIEFKGMPLFQKARFKTPMDMQGTIQEFACFFYMVEGTMLSFDSRGIHRLGEKEAVIKNCNNYVQRYMPNSGSEECEAIAIFLYPDLLKVIYKDEVPSFLIEDKLPRPKKLIGNQLLEQYMSNLMIYFEEPEVMDEQLGILKLKELMMILLKSENHANIRKLLSEIFTPVNVKFRQTIEQNLFNTLSLEQLAFICNMSLSTFKREFKKEFNETPARYIKNKRLEHAAARLISDQDPITTIAYESGFQDITTFSANFHEKYAVSPSNYRIGQIRN from the coding sequence ATGATTCTCGAAAGTAAGGTCATTGAATTCAAAGGCATGCCTTTGTTTCAAAAAGCGCGTTTCAAAACGCCTATGGACATGCAAGGTACCATTCAGGAGTTTGCCTGTTTTTTCTATATGGTAGAAGGTACCATGCTGAGCTTCGACTCGCGCGGGATCCACCGGCTTGGAGAAAAGGAAGCGGTGATCAAAAATTGCAACAACTATGTGCAGCGGTACATGCCCAATTCTGGCTCTGAGGAGTGCGAGGCCATTGCTATTTTTCTGTACCCGGACTTGCTGAAAGTAATCTACAAAGATGAAGTCCCTTCGTTTTTGATCGAAGACAAACTCCCAAGACCCAAGAAACTCATTGGCAATCAGTTGCTGGAACAGTACATGAGCAACCTGATGATCTACTTTGAAGAACCGGAAGTCATGGACGAGCAACTGGGCATCCTGAAACTCAAGGAACTCATGATGATTCTCCTGAAATCGGAAAATCATGCTAACATTCGCAAGCTCCTCTCTGAGATCTTTACACCAGTCAATGTCAAATTCCGGCAAACCATCGAGCAAAACCTTTTTAACACCCTGAGTCTGGAACAGCTTGCCTTCATTTGTAATATGAGCCTGTCCACCTTCAAGCGGGAGTTCAAAAAGGAATTCAATGAAACTCCTGCACGCTATATCAAAAACAAGCGCCTGGAACATGCCGCTGCCCGACTGATCAGTGATCAGGATCCAATCACGACCATCGCCTATGAATCCGGCTTTCAGGACATCACCACTTTCTCGGCCAACTTCCATGAAAAATACGCAGTATCTCCTTCCAATTACAGAATAGGCCAAATCAGAAACTAG
- a CDS encoding SRPBCC family protein: MQRIIGTLIFLLTVNFIAMAQKGFELEKEIVINVPASELWEMVGPGFEEVYKWSSNVDHSEGSGTSMFEGATCSERACNVNVKGFSKIKETLTKYDQDQMVLAYEVNDGMPGFVTRAANEWTVVAVSEYQSKLVMKAEFESKGLMGALMRGMMKNKMSKTLDTVLNDAKIYAETGQISGAKEKRVAQLERKAA; the protein is encoded by the coding sequence ATGCAAAGGATAATTGGAACATTAATTTTTTTATTGACCGTAAACTTTATTGCTATGGCACAAAAAGGATTTGAATTAGAGAAAGAGATCGTCATCAACGTACCTGCCTCAGAACTTTGGGAAATGGTAGGTCCGGGATTCGAAGAGGTATATAAATGGTCGTCCAATGTGGATCATTCCGAAGGCTCAGGTACTTCCATGTTTGAAGGAGCAACCTGCAGCGAGCGCGCTTGCAATGTCAATGTAAAAGGATTCAGCAAGATCAAGGAAACGTTGACCAAATACGATCAAGACCAAATGGTACTGGCTTATGAAGTCAATGATGGTATGCCAGGATTTGTAACCAGAGCTGCCAATGAATGGACGGTAGTTGCGGTTAGTGAATATCAGTCTAAACTCGTGATGAAGGCGGAATTTGAAAGCAAAGGCCTCATGGGTGCTTTGATGCGCGGCATGATGAAAAACAAAATGAGCAAAACCCTGGATACGGTTTTGAATGATGCGAAAATTTATGCAGAAACCGGACAGATCTCCGGGGCCAAGGAAAAAAGAGTGGCGCAGCTAGAGAGAAAAGCGGCCTGA
- a CDS encoding nuclear transport factor 2 family protein — MTLAENKANAIAFYKMAYEGNPRKAIEMYVGDEYIQHNPDVADGLAGFISYFERMQQEYPEKSIEFVRCIAEGDLVALHTHQTWPGNDQYVTMDFFRFDHRGKICEHWDSIQQIPAASKNPNTMY; from the coding sequence ATGACACTCGCAGAAAACAAAGCCAATGCCATCGCCTTCTACAAAATGGCCTATGAGGGCAATCCCAGGAAAGCCATAGAAATGTATGTCGGCGATGAATACATCCAGCACAATCCTGATGTAGCCGATGGGCTAGCCGGTTTCATCAGCTACTTCGAACGGATGCAACAAGAATACCCGGAGAAATCCATTGAATTTGTGCGTTGCATCGCCGAAGGCGATTTGGTGGCCTTGCATACCCACCAAACCTGGCCTGGCAATGATCAGTATGTGACCATGGATTTTTTCCGCTTCGACCACCGGGGTAAGATCTGTGAGCACTGGGATTCCATCCAGCAAATACCTGCCGCTTCCAAGAACCCCAACACCATGTATTGA
- a CDS encoding AraC family transcriptional regulator, producing the protein MESHTLPNQLLPYTGDDHVLIYDYHADKESSRQEVILSRHTISFLQEGEKEIIADHNPVAINNTKFLIMRAGNVLMTEKFSSEKAKYSSLLLFFSQQAVLDFIKRHEIDLSESGPEESTTPLAYDPFIRTFVLSLRDLMTLDRSIQRKLLAVKFEELMLYLIARDGTSLLSSLLNHNDQRSFDFVKVVEANKHNKLTLNQLAFLSNMSVSTFKRAFEKHYQESPIKWFHDQRLMHAAYLLKSELRRPSDIYLETGYESLSNFIQAFKQKYGVTPKQYQISNDSPFAKGVPERRGI; encoded by the coding sequence ATGGAAAGTCATACATTACCGAATCAGCTTTTACCTTACACAGGAGATGACCATGTGTTGATCTACGACTATCACGCAGACAAAGAGTCTTCACGACAAGAAGTCATCCTTTCCAGGCATACCATTAGTTTTCTTCAGGAAGGGGAGAAAGAAATCATTGCGGACCATAACCCCGTAGCAATCAACAACACAAAATTTCTGATCATGCGGGCTGGCAATGTGCTTATGACGGAGAAATTTTCCTCGGAAAAAGCCAAATACAGTAGTCTGCTCCTGTTCTTTTCTCAACAGGCCGTATTGGATTTCATCAAAAGACATGAGATCGACTTATCTGAGTCCGGGCCAGAGGAATCAACTACCCCACTTGCGTATGATCCATTCATTCGAACCTTCGTCCTAAGCCTGCGAGACCTGATGACTTTGGATCGCTCAATCCAGCGTAAGTTACTTGCCGTCAAATTTGAAGAACTGATGCTGTATCTGATCGCCCGGGATGGTACAAGCTTATTGAGTAGCCTGCTCAATCACAATGACCAGCGATCTTTCGATTTTGTGAAGGTTGTAGAAGCCAACAAGCACAACAAACTCACCCTCAATCAACTGGCTTTCCTTTCCAACATGAGTGTATCCACCTTCAAACGTGCTTTTGAAAAACACTATCAGGAATCGCCAATCAAGTGGTTCCACGATCAGCGACTGATGCACGCGGCCTACCTTCTCAAATCTGAATTGCGCCGACCTTCGGATATCTATCTGGAAACTGGCTATGAAAGCTTGTCCAACTTCATTCAGGCTTTCAAGCAAAAGTATGGGGTAACACCCAAGCAGTATCAGATTTCTAATGATTCCCCCTTTGCAAAGGGGGTGCCTGAAAGGCGGGGGATTTAA
- a CDS encoding YbhB/YbcL family Raf kinase inhibitor-like protein, whose protein sequence is MKKLSIVLIAFAISSYGFSQTFTLSSKDLGGQATTIEEFNGFGCTGKNQSPQLTWDNAPEGTKSFAITMYDPDAPTGSGWWHWVMFDIPATTNELVTNAGNVEMNLAPTGAIQSITNYGVAGYGGPCPPEGHGPHQYVITVFALKTDKLGLDANTNPAIVGYYLGNNTLAKASIVAYYER, encoded by the coding sequence ATGAAAAAGTTATCTATTGTACTTATAGCATTCGCCATATCCAGTTATGGCTTTTCACAAACATTCACCCTGTCCAGCAAGGACCTGGGAGGTCAGGCGACCACCATTGAAGAATTCAACGGATTCGGATGCACAGGTAAAAACCAAAGTCCTCAACTGACCTGGGACAATGCGCCAGAAGGCACAAAAAGCTTTGCCATTACCATGTATGACCCTGACGCCCCTACCGGAAGTGGATGGTGGCACTGGGTGATGTTTGACATCCCTGCCACTACGAATGAGTTGGTAACCAATGCCGGAAATGTCGAGATGAACCTGGCACCAACCGGAGCTATTCAAAGCATCACCAATTATGGTGTTGCCGGCTATGGTGGACCTTGCCCACCAGAAGGCCATGGCCCTCACCAATATGTGATCACTGTTTTCGCCTTGAAGACAGACAAACTCGGCCTGGATGCCAATACCAATCCTGCGATTGTCGGGTATTATTTGGGTAACAACACATTGGCCAAAGCCAGTATTGTGGCTTACTACGAAAGGTAA
- a CDS encoding TonB-dependent receptor plug domain-containing protein: MKTLLFTCTILILFSASAQEADTIQLQEILIAARIAPSDSLPYASLQPPIQTMDLLDRIPGVVRAQQASFPISYRGQTGSRMRIQQNGARRSGLNPQGYLGQDLNVSNLSTARIVDGIEKATYGSGAIGGVLELEDRQAFEASPNVIQSQFGTNNNARQLGFRWGIGNDPIAFEITGNGVRTNDLFFANKERSLNSAIQEYQFSSALTGRLKKARLSWRQKWSSGIWEFPQGFQNFPFELRKLDNTYTYQTDVKFRQALNNGWQLTQQVWGLTLKTDQIQDVYNAQFDSINIKVVRSFRRNSAGYNGFVEKSFGKYHLKSGLDLFTSRLVEDRTDDNRIDNLFTRSQVAQRTDQQAGAFIKASTRNESVQWTGVLRADVASTNNLDAERAYASAITGGIEAKGTLWKIDHQVSLGRYFRFPRPEESGGELFGGRGTFRGNPDIRPESSYQLEWILSKNTASTSFKINSWLAYYEDRIIDVPVADERNVFEYRNIDQARTFGLEWYLLQVLLDQKKHNLVGLLTGLVMRGDDLTNTHFFGNGSRSNGIPPAHVQGELKYKTWLGSVPIQLGIDARHYARFIAPTGFTNQVWAVRDAPAYTLLGLNANTRFQWNQHGFLISVRVSNLTDQTYFPFGTRIPGIGRDFRFGLNYSF; this comes from the coding sequence GTGAAAACCCTCCTATTCACCTGTACAATATTGATCTTATTTTCCGCCTCTGCACAAGAGGCGGATACCATTCAACTTCAGGAAATCCTCATTGCAGCCAGAATCGCTCCTTCCGATAGTTTACCCTACGCATCGCTTCAGCCTCCTATCCAAACCATGGACTTGCTGGATCGGATCCCGGGAGTGGTGCGGGCACAGCAAGCTTCCTTTCCCATCAGCTACAGGGGCCAGACCGGCAGTCGCATGCGTATCCAACAAAATGGTGCCCGAAGATCCGGACTCAATCCACAGGGCTATCTGGGACAAGACCTGAATGTCTCTAACCTAAGCACTGCCCGTATTGTTGATGGCATTGAAAAGGCGACATATGGTAGTGGCGCAATTGGTGGTGTACTGGAACTGGAAGATCGACAGGCATTTGAAGCATCACCGAATGTTATTCAAAGTCAATTTGGCACCAACAACAATGCCCGGCAGCTAGGTTTTCGTTGGGGAATCGGAAATGATCCAATCGCCTTTGAAATAACTGGCAATGGCGTTCGCACAAACGACCTGTTCTTCGCCAACAAGGAAAGATCGCTTAACTCGGCGATACAGGAGTACCAGTTCTCTTCTGCACTGACTGGCCGGCTAAAAAAGGCCCGGCTTAGCTGGCGACAAAAATGGAGCTCCGGTATCTGGGAGTTCCCACAAGGGTTTCAAAACTTTCCTTTTGAGTTACGCAAACTGGACAATACCTATACCTATCAGACAGATGTCAAATTCCGACAGGCATTAAACAATGGCTGGCAGCTGACGCAACAAGTCTGGGGCCTGACCTTGAAGACCGACCAAATACAAGATGTCTACAATGCGCAGTTTGATTCCATCAACATCAAGGTAGTACGAAGCTTTCGTCGCAACAGTGCCGGCTATAATGGCTTTGTGGAAAAATCTTTCGGAAAGTACCACCTGAAATCCGGATTGGATTTGTTCACTTCACGATTAGTTGAGGACCGGACAGACGATAATCGGATCGACAATTTATTTACTCGTTCGCAAGTGGCACAGCGAACCGATCAGCAAGCCGGAGCCTTTATAAAAGCAAGCACAAGAAATGAAAGTGTGCAATGGACCGGTGTGCTACGAGCAGACGTTGCCAGTACGAATAACCTTGATGCGGAACGGGCATATGCCTCAGCCATTACCGGAGGCATAGAAGCCAAAGGAACCCTTTGGAAGATCGATCATCAAGTATCATTGGGCAGGTATTTCAGGTTTCCTCGTCCGGAAGAATCGGGTGGTGAATTGTTTGGCGGCCGTGGCACTTTTCGGGGAAATCCCGACATCCGGCCAGAATCCAGCTACCAACTGGAATGGATCCTCTCTAAAAACACTGCATCAACCTCCTTTAAAATCAATAGTTGGTTGGCCTATTATGAAGACCGGATCATCGATGTTCCGGTGGCTGATGAGCGGAATGTATTTGAATACCGTAACATCGATCAGGCGCGCACTTTCGGGCTGGAGTGGTACCTTTTGCAAGTATTACTGGATCAGAAAAAACATAACCTTGTTGGGCTTCTTACGGGCCTTGTCATGCGTGGCGATGACCTGACCAATACCCATTTCTTTGGAAACGGCAGTCGATCTAACGGCATTCCCCCCGCTCATGTACAGGGGGAATTGAAATACAAGACATGGTTGGGAAGTGTGCCAATACAGCTGGGGATAGACGCACGTCATTATGCCAGGTTCATCGCGCCAACAGGATTTACCAATCAGGTATGGGCCGTAAGGGATGCACCTGCTTACACCTTGCTAGGCTTGAATGCCAATACCCGCTTCCAATGGAACCAACATGGGTTCTTGATCTCGGTACGTGTATCCAATTTGACAGACCAGACTTATTTCCCGTTTGGTACCCGGATACCCGGAATTGGCAGAGACTTCAGATTTGGACTAAATTATTCTTTTTGA